Proteins encoded within one genomic window of Pseudalkalibacillus sp. SCS-8:
- a CDS encoding M36 family metallopeptidase, with protein sequence MKKKSILTALSVSLLAGQVLVSSGGNAETAAGPNVENILHEHDASAFYDVRNVVNQVVPTNLQLDAADALIQEAGAGTKIKWNSLFGTPSTIVKEKGYLTEASNLNAETVARNWLKDNAALFGLSASEIDSLKVIRDYAMKDTGLHPVTFQQTFDGIESVYGGRIIVAVNKEGKILSVTGNSSRSKSLAGDFVLSSTDALNKAIDLEAKSLQYTPKLTGTEKGWDVFDGGDVLPTKQRVKKATFITKDGVRPAYRVLFIEELNEGYEMVIDAETGEQLYKRSLVDYVTDPEGLIFENYPGAKQGGTQVVKSFKGDPNASPYGWLTPGTNLGVTTFGNNANSYANWSNFLVPADEAVRPVAPTGKFKYNFNNAWQETQGATVPPSYAEDVHSATTNLFYHHNLFHDYLYNLGWTEPAGNMQVSNFGKGGLEGDPILGLVQAGAVSGGAPTYTGRDNAYMLTLPDGIPAWSGMFLWEPIPGAFEGEYADGDYDAGIIYHEYSHALTNRYVAGGEALGSHQSGSMGEGWSDWFAMHHLIKNGKQEKPVVGAYVTGNDERGIRSYSLDEAPYNYGDVGYDVGGPEVHSDGDIWAAILWHVRDELIKQFGKSEGESIAEHLVMDAMPISVPDPSMEDMRTAIIAADFERYDGAHYDALWTAFAQRGLGANAYSNGGDDTDPIPGFNHPDGKFNGQLVGKVINAATNKPIEDARIMIGEFEARTTPVSTTTNSGGFATYMVGGTYDITIQARGFGSRTIRDVTIEPGKKNKLKFELEPNVASSFNGASIQSVSGESDSNPVKFTIDDTEASVYASDTQENGFKGSEFVVDLAGDKAVDVSHIQVSGMKDVSKSRFATLKNFSVQVSEDGENWTTVVREKFEEAKPRPTVADLHYRGYDLAEPVKAKYLKFIAHDAQDNSKGYVQVAEVQAFAAGKSKISPITIEPAQPFVAEGTVQAGNPGTGIGSLAGVPATLAVTENEFVTTQNPEPASQGADGYVVTLPEQYGDGIHNFTLEGAETAGDYDYDVYFYNKNFELIGGVATAGANESGVIPGGTKYVYVGLYTGASVPFTLTATSPY encoded by the coding sequence GTGAAAAAGAAAAGTATACTTACCGCGTTGAGTGTCAGCTTACTTGCTGGTCAAGTCTTGGTAAGTTCAGGTGGTAACGCTGAAACTGCCGCTGGCCCGAACGTGGAGAATATTTTACATGAACATGATGCTTCCGCCTTTTACGATGTGCGGAACGTCGTCAATCAAGTCGTGCCGACGAACCTGCAATTGGATGCTGCAGATGCACTTATCCAAGAAGCCGGAGCAGGCACAAAGATTAAGTGGAACAGCCTGTTTGGTACACCTTCTACCATTGTAAAAGAGAAGGGTTACCTCACAGAGGCATCCAACCTGAATGCGGAGACCGTTGCTCGAAACTGGCTGAAAGACAACGCAGCCCTCTTCGGCTTATCGGCTTCTGAAATCGACTCGTTGAAAGTGATTCGTGACTATGCGATGAAAGACACCGGACTTCATCCAGTGACGTTCCAACAGACGTTTGACGGCATCGAGTCCGTTTACGGCGGTAGAATCATCGTCGCGGTAAACAAAGAAGGAAAGATTTTATCGGTAACAGGAAATTCAAGCCGCTCGAAATCGCTCGCTGGTGATTTCGTCCTTTCGTCGACAGACGCTTTGAATAAAGCGATCGACCTTGAAGCGAAGAGCTTGCAATATACACCGAAATTGACCGGTACGGAAAAAGGATGGGACGTATTTGACGGCGGTGACGTCCTACCGACGAAACAACGCGTGAAAAAAGCGACGTTCATTACGAAAGATGGCGTTCGTCCAGCATACCGTGTCCTCTTTATTGAAGAGCTGAACGAAGGTTATGAGATGGTGATCGACGCAGAAACAGGCGAACAGCTTTACAAGCGTTCTCTCGTCGACTATGTGACCGATCCTGAAGGATTGATCTTTGAAAACTATCCTGGTGCCAAACAAGGCGGAACGCAAGTCGTGAAATCCTTCAAAGGTGACCCGAATGCCTCCCCTTACGGATGGTTGACGCCAGGTACGAATCTAGGTGTGACCACGTTCGGTAACAATGCCAACTCTTACGCAAACTGGAGTAACTTCTTAGTGCCAGCAGACGAAGCGGTACGCCCTGTCGCTCCGACTGGTAAGTTCAAATACAACTTCAACAATGCATGGCAAGAGACGCAAGGTGCGACGGTGCCTCCATCGTATGCAGAGGATGTTCACAGTGCAACGACGAACCTCTTTTACCATCACAACTTGTTCCATGATTACTTATACAATCTCGGATGGACAGAACCAGCTGGAAACATGCAGGTATCCAACTTCGGTAAAGGCGGTCTAGAAGGCGACCCGATCCTAGGACTTGTCCAAGCAGGTGCTGTTTCTGGTGGCGCTCCGACATACACAGGTCGTGACAATGCCTACATGCTTACATTACCAGACGGAATTCCAGCATGGAGCGGAATGTTCTTATGGGAACCGATTCCGGGAGCATTTGAAGGAGAATATGCAGATGGTGACTATGATGCAGGAATCATCTATCACGAGTATTCTCACGCACTAACCAACCGTTATGTAGCCGGTGGAGAAGCACTTGGTAGCCACCAATCCGGTTCCATGGGAGAAGGTTGGAGTGACTGGTTTGCAATGCATCACCTCATCAAGAACGGTAAGCAAGAGAAACCGGTTGTCGGTGCTTACGTAACGGGTAACGATGAGCGCGGAATCCGAAGCTATTCTCTAGACGAGGCGCCATACAACTATGGCGATGTCGGTTATGATGTCGGCGGACCTGAAGTCCACTCAGACGGAGATATCTGGGCTGCAATTTTATGGCATGTAAGAGATGAATTGATCAAGCAATTTGGGAAAAGTGAAGGTGAATCGATCGCGGAACACCTCGTCATGGATGCGATGCCGATTTCTGTTCCGGATCCATCAATGGAAGATATGAGAACAGCAATCATCGCGGCTGACTTCGAGCGTTATGACGGTGCCCACTATGATGCGCTATGGACAGCTTTCGCTCAACGCGGTCTAGGTGCAAATGCTTACTCTAATGGCGGTGACGACACAGATCCGATTCCTGGCTTCAACCATCCAGATGGTAAGTTCAACGGTCAGCTCGTCGGTAAGGTCATCAACGCTGCGACGAACAAGCCGATTGAAGACGCTCGTATCATGATTGGTGAATTCGAAGCTCGAACGACGCCTGTTTCAACAACGACGAACAGCGGCGGTTTTGCAACATACATGGTAGGTGGTACGTATGACATTACCATCCAGGCTCGTGGATTCGGTTCGAGAACGATCCGTGACGTAACGATTGAGCCTGGTAAGAAGAACAAGCTGAAGTTTGAATTAGAGCCGAACGTCGCTTCTTCCTTCAACGGCGCTTCGATTCAGAGCGTATCCGGTGAATCCGACAGCAACCCTGTCAAGTTCACGATTGATGATACAGAAGCAAGCGTCTATGCTTCTGACACGCAAGAAAATGGATTCAAAGGATCTGAATTCGTAGTCGATCTTGCTGGTGATAAAGCAGTAGATGTGTCACATATCCAAGTGAGTGGAATGAAGGATGTTTCGAAGTCCCGCTTTGCAACATTGAAAAACTTCAGTGTTCAAGTGTCTGAAGACGGCGAGAACTGGACGACAGTTGTCCGTGAGAAGTTTGAGGAGGCAAAACCACGCCCGACAGTCGCTGACTTGCACTATCGCGGCTATGACCTGGCTGAGCCAGTCAAGGCGAAGTATTTGAAGTTCATCGCACATGATGCGCAAGACAATTCGAAAGGCTATGTCCAAGTTGCTGAGGTTCAGGCTTTTGCAGCTGGCAAATCAAAGATCTCTCCAATCACCATTGAACCTGCGCAGCCATTCGTAGCTGAAGGCACGGTTCAAGCTGGAAACCCTGGTACGGGTATCGGTAGTCTTGCTGGCGTACCTGCAACCCTCGCTGTAACGGAGAATGAGTTCGTTACGACTCAGAATCCAGAGCCTGCTTCCCAAGGTGCAGATGGTTATGTTGTCACACTTCCTGAACAATATGGAGATGGCATCCACAACTTCACGTTGGAAGGTGCAGAGACTGCAGGAGATTACGATTATGATGTGTACTTCTACAACAAGAACTTTGAGTTGATCGGTGGGGTTGCGACAGCTGGAGCGAACGAATCCGGCGTCATCCCAGGTGGTACGAAATACGTCTACGTTGGTCTTTATACAGGCGCTAGCGTACCATTCACCCTTACAGCAACAAGCCCATATTAA
- a CDS encoding nucleoside hydrolase, which produces MKNVLILGDPGIDDSLALLYAILHPDINLVGVVACYGNINKEQAVKNVRYLLEMGNEKQVPVIRGAEGPLDGNFTVFYPEIHGPEGLGPIQPGIHTSTDFNSFNEIFEIVNQLEDDLIVVNLGRGTTLSVALICEPDIMKKVSAFYLMGGAFLVPGNVSPVAEANIHGDPIAAQNILTKAENTYLYPLNVTNAAYVTDETAKRIKRYGKNAYKDLIPKIIHYYIRAYKKMHPWIPGAPMHDVLTLAALTNPDLCQYVTKTVDVQIHGPAKGHTIADFRNPPDEQNGNPINIALQLNYNLFYQDFLTTMTRPLVKKNHSPLN; this is translated from the coding sequence ATGAAAAATGTATTGATTCTTGGAGATCCCGGAATTGATGATTCACTAGCCTTACTCTATGCCATATTACATCCCGATATCAACTTGGTAGGCGTTGTGGCTTGTTATGGAAACATCAATAAAGAACAAGCCGTCAAGAATGTAAGGTATCTGCTAGAAATGGGCAATGAAAAACAGGTCCCTGTCATTCGAGGTGCAGAAGGCCCATTGGATGGAAATTTTACAGTCTTTTATCCCGAAATCCATGGACCTGAAGGATTAGGACCTATCCAACCAGGAATCCACACTTCCACAGATTTCAATTCCTTCAATGAGATTTTTGAAATCGTCAATCAACTGGAGGATGACCTCATTGTCGTCAATTTAGGCAGAGGGACTACTTTGTCTGTGGCGTTGATCTGTGAACCGGATATTATGAAAAAAGTCTCTGCTTTTTATTTGATGGGCGGCGCGTTCTTGGTTCCTGGTAACGTTTCACCGGTAGCTGAAGCGAATATTCATGGAGATCCGATTGCTGCTCAAAATATCCTAACGAAAGCAGAGAATACATATTTGTATCCACTCAATGTGACGAACGCGGCATACGTGACCGATGAAACGGCTAAACGCATTAAAAGATACGGGAAAAATGCTTATAAAGATCTTATCCCGAAAATCATCCACTATTATATCCGTGCCTATAAAAAAATGCACCCGTGGATTCCAGGCGCACCCATGCATGACGTCCTTACGCTTGCTGCTCTAACGAATCCGGATCTGTGCCAGTATGTAACAAAGACAGTAGATGTTCAAATCCATGGACCTGCGAAAGGACATACGATCGCTGATTTCAGAAACCCTCCAGACGAGCAAAATGGAAACCCGATCAATATTGCCCTGCAACTGAATTACAATCTTTTCTACCAGGATTTTTTAACAACCATGACACGTCCTTTGGTAAAGAAAAATCATTCACCTTTAAACTGA
- a CDS encoding catalase, translated as MSKDDRKDFQNKKDEQLEQNRVDDSDKKMTTNQGVKVSEDEFSLKAGERGPTLMEDFHFREKMTHFDHERIPERIVHARGFSAHGEFEVYESMKEYTKAHFLSDPSVKTPVFVRFSTVAGSKGSFDTARDVRGFATKFYTQEGNFDLVGNNIPVFFIQDAMKFPDLVHAVKPEPHNGMPQAASAHDTFWDFIANNQESAHMIMWAMSDRAIPRSFRMMEGFGVHTFRFVNEEGKAHFIKFHWKPVLGTHGLVWDEAQKISGKNPDFHRADLYETIENGDYPEYELGVQIIAEEDEFNYDFDILDPTKLWPEEEVPVKIIGKMTLNRNVDNVFAENEQVAFHPGHVVPGIDFSNDPLLQGRLFSYTDTQLSRLGGPNFHELPVNKPVCPFHNNQRDGISRHTINTGQVSYHKNSLADNTPSPASEEEGGYKHYQEKVEGRKIRARSESFKDHFSQATLFWNSMSDHEKEHIKKAFSFELGKVESKSVQQQVVDMIANISSELASEVAENIGVNRPEGGGSNYTKSSPALSMANRTHSVRSRKIGVIVGDEFNGQDLTHILSELKAEGAMPEIISSKLGTLQGTNDHELEVDHTFLTCDSVLFDAIYAVGGKKVDSAFEQHAQQFIQEAFIHFKPIGATHEGKKWIEGMKEHDGVILEDDANVFTDKFLESVAAHRHWNRQLVHA; from the coding sequence ATGAGCAAAGACGACCGTAAGGATTTCCAAAACAAGAAAGATGAACAGCTTGAACAGAATCGAGTGGATGACAGTGATAAAAAAATGACGACCAATCAAGGCGTCAAGGTATCTGAGGACGAGTTCTCCTTAAAGGCTGGCGAACGAGGACCTACCTTAATGGAGGATTTTCATTTTCGTGAAAAAATGACCCACTTCGACCATGAACGTATTCCTGAGCGGATCGTCCATGCGCGTGGGTTTTCGGCGCACGGAGAATTTGAAGTGTATGAATCAATGAAAGAATATACGAAAGCTCATTTCCTCTCAGATCCGTCTGTCAAAACCCCGGTCTTCGTCCGTTTCTCGACGGTTGCTGGATCGAAGGGTTCCTTCGATACGGCTCGTGATGTACGTGGATTTGCGACTAAATTTTATACACAAGAAGGGAACTTCGACCTCGTCGGCAACAACATTCCCGTCTTCTTCATTCAAGACGCAATGAAGTTTCCAGATCTCGTTCATGCGGTAAAACCTGAACCCCACAATGGAATGCCACAGGCTGCATCTGCCCATGACACGTTCTGGGATTTTATCGCCAATAACCAGGAATCCGCACATATGATTATGTGGGCGATGTCAGACCGTGCCATCCCTCGGAGCTTCAGAATGATGGAAGGGTTCGGTGTTCACACATTCCGTTTTGTTAATGAAGAAGGGAAAGCGCATTTCATCAAATTCCATTGGAAGCCGGTACTTGGTACTCATGGACTTGTTTGGGATGAAGCGCAAAAGATTTCTGGGAAAAACCCGGACTTTCATCGTGCTGATTTGTATGAAACCATTGAAAACGGAGACTACCCAGAGTACGAGTTGGGTGTGCAAATCATTGCAGAAGAGGATGAGTTCAACTACGATTTCGATATCCTCGATCCAACAAAGCTTTGGCCGGAAGAAGAAGTACCAGTGAAAATCATCGGAAAAATGACCCTCAACCGAAACGTCGATAATGTTTTCGCTGAGAATGAACAGGTCGCGTTCCACCCGGGTCACGTTGTCCCAGGAATCGATTTTTCGAATGATCCGTTATTGCAAGGCCGCTTGTTCTCGTATACCGATACCCAGCTATCCCGACTTGGCGGGCCGAACTTCCACGAGCTTCCCGTCAACAAGCCAGTCTGCCCGTTCCATAATAATCAAAGGGATGGGATCAGCCGCCATACAATCAACACCGGTCAGGTGAGCTATCATAAAAACTCGCTTGCTGACAACACGCCATCTCCAGCTAGTGAGGAAGAGGGCGGATACAAACACTACCAGGAGAAAGTGGAAGGACGTAAGATCCGTGCGCGAAGCGAAAGCTTCAAGGATCATTTCTCCCAGGCCACCCTTTTCTGGAACAGCATGAGCGACCATGAAAAGGAGCATATCAAAAAAGCATTCAGCTTCGAGCTTGGAAAAGTGGAAAGCAAATCTGTCCAGCAACAGGTGGTCGACATGATTGCAAATATCAGCAGTGAGCTGGCTTCAGAAGTAGCGGAGAACATCGGGGTGAACCGACCGGAAGGCGGAGGATCAAATTACACCAAGTCTTCTCCAGCACTTAGCATGGCGAACAGGACCCATTCGGTAAGATCCCGTAAAATCGGCGTCATCGTCGGGGATGAATTCAATGGGCAAGACCTCACACATATCCTCTCTGAATTAAAAGCAGAAGGGGCAATGCCAGAGATTATCAGCAGCAAACTGGGTACTCTTCAAGGGACAAACGACCATGAGCTCGAAGTGGACCACACGTTCCTGACCTGTGACTCCGTCCTATTCGATGCGATTTATGCAGTAGGTGGAAAAAAGGTCGACTCAGCTTTTGAGCAGCATGCGCAGCAATTCATCCAGGAAGCCTTCATACATTTCAAGCCGATCGGTGCTACACATGAAGGGAAGAAATGGATTGAAGGTATGAAAGAGCACGACGGAGTGATTCTAGAGGATGACGCCAACGTCTTCACAGACAAATTCCTTGAATCAGTCGCAGCACACCGCCACTGGAATCGCCAGCTTGTTCACGCATAA
- a CDS encoding VOC family protein, translated as MKHQATPYLTFDGHARDALEYYKNIFDGEVLNVQTFGEADFPTPPEADERIMHAQFKKGELFLMMSDTFPGQDVERGSNISLALDMESEEQTQSLYDKLSEKGTVLMELQDTFWGAKYGKVKDAFGVTWDLNFQKNK; from the coding sequence ATGAAACATCAAGCAACACCTTATTTAACATTTGATGGTCATGCAAGAGACGCCCTTGAGTATTACAAAAACATTTTTGATGGCGAAGTTCTGAATGTACAAACGTTTGGTGAGGCTGACTTCCCGACGCCACCTGAAGCGGATGAACGCATCATGCACGCACAGTTCAAGAAAGGTGAGCTGTTCTTGATGATGTCTGATACGTTTCCAGGACAAGATGTCGAAAGAGGAAGCAACATTTCTTTAGCACTTGATATGGAAAGTGAAGAACAAACTCAATCGCTTTATGATAAATTGAGCGAAAAGGGAACGGTTCTGATGGAATTGCAGGATACGTTCTGGGGTGCGAAATATGGAAAAGTAAAAGATGCATTCGGTGTCACATGGGATTTAAACTTTCAAAAGAATAAATAA
- a CDS encoding MFS transporter, whose protein sequence is MRFRDFHKNIKVRIIESFISKFIGSMIFPFMSIYLAVHFGAKVAGLLLLVNVFVGIAINFVGGYFADQFGRKKIMLIAEALRFLAFITMMICNSPWFQSPGITFAMMTVNSICWGLAGPANQAMLIDVSRPPERKLMYSITYWANNLSIAIGGIIGAFLFQDYLFELFVALSIAAAIVVTLVIFFIDESYAPVNSELTASGHVLQLFSTYKVVLQDRLFVLFTIAGVLILSMEFQLTNYIGIRLSHEMPIQHFLLWEIDGVQAMGFLRSENTVIVAILMLFATRFTNAFKDRSILVWSCFFFTMGYGVIAYSNNLVLLFFMMAILTVGEVLRVPVEQSYMAAIPPDDARSSYMAFSGLQYNLAMLVASVTVTVGAVLPSLVMTIIITFIGLIGTSIYFFITPRLDERKALSELKQVG, encoded by the coding sequence GTGAGATTCAGAGACTTTCACAAAAATATCAAGGTTCGGATTATCGAATCTTTCATCAGCAAGTTCATAGGAAGCATGATCTTCCCATTCATGTCCATTTATTTAGCTGTCCATTTCGGTGCGAAGGTAGCCGGATTACTTTTGTTGGTCAACGTGTTTGTCGGAATAGCGATCAATTTCGTAGGAGGTTACTTTGCCGATCAATTTGGACGAAAAAAGATCATGTTGATTGCGGAGGCACTTCGGTTCCTTGCATTTATCACAATGATGATCTGCAACTCCCCATGGTTCCAGTCACCTGGCATTACGTTTGCAATGATGACGGTGAACAGTATTTGTTGGGGATTAGCAGGCCCTGCCAATCAGGCTATGTTGATCGACGTAAGTCGTCCACCCGAACGAAAGCTGATGTATTCCATCACGTATTGGGCGAACAACCTGTCGATTGCGATTGGTGGAATCATTGGTGCATTTTTATTTCAGGACTATCTTTTTGAGCTCTTTGTGGCATTGAGTATTGCTGCAGCAATTGTCGTAACACTTGTCATCTTTTTCATCGATGAGAGCTATGCACCTGTCAATTCAGAGCTAACAGCTTCCGGGCATGTCTTACAGCTTTTCTCTACGTATAAAGTTGTTCTCCAAGACCGCCTGTTTGTCTTGTTTACCATTGCAGGCGTGCTCATTTTATCAATGGAATTCCAATTGACGAATTATATCGGGATCCGATTGAGTCATGAAATGCCGATTCAGCACTTTTTGTTGTGGGAGATCGACGGTGTCCAGGCAATGGGATTCCTCCGTAGTGAGAATACGGTCATTGTCGCCATTTTGATGCTATTCGCAACGAGGTTCACCAACGCATTCAAGGATAGGTCGATCCTGGTTTGGAGCTGCTTCTTCTTTACAATGGGTTATGGCGTCATTGCCTACTCCAATAACCTGGTCCTCTTGTTTTTCATGATGGCGATTTTGACAGTCGGGGAAGTACTACGTGTGCCAGTCGAGCAGTCTTATATGGCCGCTATTCCTCCTGATGATGCGAGAAGCTCCTACATGGCATTCAGTGGTTTGCAATACAACCTCGCCATGCTGGTAGCATCGGTCACGGTTACAGTCGGAGCCGTCCTTCCTTCACTTGTTATGACCATAATCATTACGTTCATAGGGCTGATTGGAACGTCCATCTACTTTTTCATTACACCCCGGTTGGATGAGAGGAAGGCTTTGTCAGAACTGAAACAAGTAGGTTGA
- a CDS encoding DUF2269 family protein, which translates to MLVVLNLLALPLGFLLILYVMMKLGNRKKKKFKPKQKNNWLIAHILSIIVYFSGLLGTLLMALTTNFTEQREMIYAAHLFIQYFDWFLIIPGGVAAFITGVWLSVRTHWGVTRYYWIIAKWVGTIGAIFFGANFMRVWLHDNFSEIFSSPTHPLENAFYLSNRLWIYFGLGLSFTILIFLVIISYLKPWGKRVSTQQQPTEKISQKERVQ; encoded by the coding sequence ATGTTAGTTGTATTGAATTTGCTTGCTTTACCTCTAGGGTTTTTGCTCATTCTTTACGTTATGATGAAACTGGGCAATCGGAAAAAGAAAAAGTTCAAGCCTAAGCAAAAAAACAATTGGCTCATCGCCCACATTCTTTCCATCATCGTGTATTTCAGTGGACTGCTTGGCACATTACTGATGGCGTTGACGACCAATTTTACGGAACAACGTGAAATGATTTATGCAGCCCATCTGTTCATTCAATACTTTGACTGGTTCTTAATTATTCCAGGAGGAGTTGCTGCATTCATTACAGGTGTTTGGTTATCGGTTCGTACACACTGGGGAGTCACCAGATACTACTGGATCATTGCGAAGTGGGTAGGGACAATCGGTGCAATTTTCTTCGGAGCAAACTTTATGAGGGTTTGGCTTCACGACAATTTTTCAGAGATTTTTTCAAGTCCCACTCATCCCTTAGAAAATGCTTTTTATCTTTCAAACAGACTCTGGATTTACTTCGGCTTGGGCCTCAGCTTTACCATCTTAATCTTTCTCGTTATCATTTCTTACTTGAAGCCATGGGGAAAAAGAGTATCAACACAACAGCAGCCCACTGAAAAAATATCGCAAAAGGAGAGGGTTCAATGA
- a CDS encoding spore coat protein — protein MPGFQPNPAPTPPNMNHGGHEMFDSHEVLASFISVLDQYLIFDQYIKDQELRTILYRQHAFITDLYNTAVEAFSTGEKPSHSTRVYKMQQNNHTVYGLTPGQPKKPFTSANQVNDQGVSGYMLGLIKSTGSLLAMTALEMTNPVLRRVIADSVPNFIEMAYEIFLYQNKRHYYQVPQLAQQDMSQMLQSFAPAQQPNLFRH, from the coding sequence ATGCCTGGATTCCAGCCGAATCCAGCCCCAACACCACCGAATATGAACCATGGTGGACATGAGATGTTCGATAGCCATGAGGTGTTGGCCTCTTTTATCAGCGTATTGGATCAGTACTTGATCTTCGACCAGTACATCAAGGATCAGGAGCTGCGTACGATTTTGTATCGCCAGCATGCGTTCATCACCGATCTTTACAACACAGCTGTTGAAGCTTTTTCGACCGGAGAAAAGCCTTCGCACTCAACTCGAGTGTATAAAATGCAGCAGAACAACCATACGGTTTACGGGTTAACACCTGGTCAACCGAAGAAGCCGTTCACATCAGCCAACCAAGTGAACGACCAAGGAGTTTCCGGCTATATGCTCGGTCTAATCAAATCAACAGGCTCATTGCTTGCTATGACCGCATTGGAAATGACAAACCCAGTGTTGCGCCGAGTTATAGCTGACAGTGTTCCGAACTTCATTGAAATGGCGTATGAAATCTTCCTTTATCAAAACAAGCGTCATTACTATCAGGTTCCACAGCTAGCGCAACAGGACATGTCCCAAATGCTGCAAAGCTTCGCACCTGCCCAACAACCGAATCTCTTCAGACATTAA
- a CDS encoding 5'-methylthioadenosine/adenosylhomocysteine nucleosidase, translating into MAIGIMSALVEEISYLLEKIEIRRKETFAEKSFYIGTIAKEEVILCHSGVGKVNAAMTTQILIDHFHVRSIMLTGTSGLLDTNLKTGDIVVSKDTVEHDVNFTHLGDKLGEIPGMSVYVYEANPLLKKIALQAGKGMKGIKVVEGRILSGDQFIASEDAKLNLRERFQGTAVEAEGAAVGHVCYLNKVPFVIIRVISDEADDTAPTDFRAHLEVVAVHSQLLILRILKGIAALKSKKRINNQSH; encoded by the coding sequence TTGGCGATTGGGATAATGAGTGCTTTAGTTGAAGAAATTTCATACCTATTGGAAAAAATAGAGATTAGGCGAAAAGAAACCTTTGCTGAGAAGAGCTTTTATATCGGCACGATTGCAAAGGAAGAGGTGATCCTTTGTCACTCCGGAGTGGGGAAAGTGAATGCGGCGATGACCACCCAGATTCTTATCGATCATTTTCATGTGAGATCTATTATGTTAACCGGGACATCCGGTCTATTGGACACGAACTTGAAAACAGGGGATATTGTCGTTTCAAAGGACACTGTTGAACATGACGTGAACTTTACCCATCTGGGAGATAAACTGGGAGAAATCCCTGGAATGAGCGTATACGTATATGAAGCAAATCCTTTACTGAAGAAAATAGCCCTTCAAGCTGGCAAGGGGATGAAAGGGATCAAGGTGGTAGAAGGCCGGATCTTATCCGGAGATCAATTCATTGCCAGTGAAGATGCCAAACTTAATTTGCGCGAAAGGTTTCAAGGAACTGCAGTAGAGGCTGAAGGAGCTGCCGTCGGGCATGTGTGTTACTTAAATAAGGTTCCTTTTGTTATCATCAGAGTGATTTCGGATGAAGCGGATGACACAGCACCTACTGATTTTCGAGCTCATCTTGAAGTCGTCGCCGTCCATTCGCAATTACTTATTTTAAGGATCCTGAAAGGAATTGCAGCACTTAAATCAAAAAAACGAATCAATAACCAATCTCATTAA
- a CDS encoding TetR/AcrR family transcriptional regulator C-terminal domain-containing protein, giving the protein MTKSTNEKKVQLNKDQIVRSAINLLQKDGIHGLSMRKLADALGVKAASLYWHVKNKSDLLQLIAEKITSEVDLPSSGSWDEQLKQIAVQYRKVLHSIRDSAEIMEDTVPLTPQRIRLIEHVYQQLLAAGFPKQSVPYIASLYNNFILSFVQDEIRVSNHLEEDENPFSSIDIERYSLFMDVNRSVGKENTEVQFQFGLDVFLEGLKAKRREVSDT; this is encoded by the coding sequence GTGACAAAATCAACCAATGAAAAAAAAGTCCAACTAAATAAGGATCAGATTGTCCGATCAGCGATTAACTTATTACAAAAGGATGGTATACACGGTTTGTCGATGCGAAAGCTGGCAGATGCTTTAGGTGTGAAAGCTGCCTCCCTTTATTGGCATGTGAAAAACAAATCCGATCTTTTACAACTCATTGCGGAGAAGATTACATCCGAGGTCGACCTCCCTTCATCAGGTTCTTGGGATGAACAGTTGAAGCAGATTGCAGTGCAATATCGGAAGGTACTTCATTCCATTCGTGATTCTGCTGAAATCATGGAAGATACCGTGCCACTTACACCTCAAAGAATCCGGTTGATTGAACACGTCTACCAGCAGCTGCTTGCAGCAGGATTTCCAAAACAAAGCGTGCCTTACATCGCGTCCTTGTACAATAACTTCATCTTGTCGTTCGTCCAAGATGAGATTCGCGTCTCAAATCACCTTGAAGAGGATGAGAATCCTTTCTCTTCAATAGACATAGAGAGATATTCACTCTTCATGGACGTAAACAGAAGCGTAGGAAAAGAAAATACTGAAGTACAATTCCAATTTGGTCTGGATGTATTCTTGGAAGGATTAAAGGCAAAACGGAGAGAAGTGTCAGACACCTAA